One genomic region from Candidatus Defluviilinea gracilis encodes:
- a CDS encoding gamma-glutamyl-gamma-aminobutyrate hydrolase family protein, with amino-acid sequence MKPLIGITTHLSNNEYGQTRIVLQQAYADAIHQAGGVPVLIPSLIADDGWDALYAKLDGILLSGGGDIALDHFAGEAHPRISDVEPERDTIELTLARTAAEDGKPFLGICRGCQVVNVALGGTLYTHLPDQFPNALDHSYPGNMRHELVHQVKIEEGTRFADVLGNPIVRVNSHHHQGLKDIAPALRVAGYAPDGLVEAVELPDHPFGLAVQWHPEWLTDQEPTRDLFRKFVEAAR; translated from the coding sequence ATGAAACCGCTCATCGGAATTACCACCCATCTCTCAAATAACGAATACGGGCAAACGCGCATCGTGCTACAACAAGCGTATGCGGATGCCATCCACCAGGCGGGAGGCGTCCCAGTTTTGATTCCATCGCTTATTGCAGACGATGGCTGGGACGCGCTTTACGCCAAACTGGATGGGATTCTCCTCTCCGGTGGAGGCGACATCGCCCTCGACCATTTCGCGGGAGAAGCGCATCCGCGCATCTCCGATGTGGAGCCTGAACGCGACACCATCGAGTTGACTCTCGCCCGAACCGCCGCAGAGGACGGCAAACCGTTCCTCGGCATCTGCCGCGGGTGCCAGGTGGTGAATGTGGCGCTCGGCGGGACGTTGTACACGCACCTGCCAGATCAATTCCCCAACGCGCTCGATCATTCGTATCCCGGCAATATGCGGCATGAGTTGGTCCATCAAGTGAAGATCGAAGAGGGGACTCGCTTTGCCGATGTGCTTGGCAACCCCATCGTGCGCGTCAACAGCCATCACCATCAAGGACTCAAAGATATCGCTCCCGCGCTCCGCGTGGCAGGGTATGCGCCCGATGGACTCGTTGAAGCGGTGGAATTACCCGACCATCCCTTTGGTCTCGCCGTGCAATGGCATCCCGAATGGTTGACAGACCAAGAGCCGACGAGGGATTTGTTTAGGAAGTTCGTCGAAGCGGCGCGATGA
- the rplS gene encoding 50S ribosomal protein L19 produces the protein MSQILKALEAKKNEKVPAMQPGDTVNVHVKIKEGERERIQEFKGTVIRFRKGGTEESITVRRVASNGVGVERTFLLRSPRVDKVVVERHNKVRRAQLYFMRGRTGKSARLKQKFDN, from the coding sequence ATGTCGCAGATACTCAAGGCTCTCGAAGCCAAAAAAAATGAAAAAGTGCCCGCCATGCAACCCGGCGACACAGTAAACGTTCACGTGAAGATCAAGGAAGGTGAGCGCGAACGCATTCAGGAATTCAAAGGGACGGTCATCCGCTTCCGCAAGGGCGGCACGGAAGAATCCATCACCGTGCGCCGTGTGGCATCGAACGGTGTTGGCGTCGAACGCACATTCCTGCTCCGCTCGCCCCGCGTAGATAAAGTGGTGGTCGAACGCCATAATAAAGTCCGCCGCGCTCAGTTGTACTTCATGCGAGGGCGCACCGGCAAATCTGCCCGCCTCAAGCAGAAGTTCGATAACTAG